A window of the Lolium perenne isolate Kyuss_39 chromosome 7, Kyuss_2.0, whole genome shotgun sequence genome harbors these coding sequences:
- the LOC127326223 gene encoding nuclear transcription factor Y subunit B-11-like has protein sequence MKNRKSYGQQQQSHLLSPVGSPPSDNESGLAATPGGGGGDSPSKEQDRFLPIANVSRIMKRSLPANAKISKEAKETVQECVSEFISFVTGEASDKCQREKRKTINGDDLLWAMTTLGFEAYVAPLKAYLNRYREVEGEKAAVVGGSSLHHGDEDAHSSFSAAAMHGSGDRGGASGVGQDCDVGLMMGVNVGFSAGTGTTFYAAAHERRAYGGGEGAFGGDQEANGAGGERGFAGHLHGVQW, from the coding sequence ATGAAGAACAGGAAGAGCTACGGGCAGCAGCAGCAGAGCCACCTGCTGAGCCCGGTGGGCAGCCCGCCGTCCGACAACGAGTCCGGCCTTGCAGCGAcgcccggcggcggcgggggcgacTCGCCGTCCAAGGAGCAGGACCGGTTCCTCCCGATCGCGAACGTGAGCCGCATCATGAAGCGCTCCCTCCCGGCGAACGCCAAGATCTCCAAGGAGGCCAAGGAGACGGTGCAGGAGTGCGTGTCGGAGTTCATCAGCTTCGTCACCGGCGAGGCCTCCGACAAGTGCCAGCGGGAGAAGCGCAAGACCATCAACGGGGACGACCTGCTCTGGGCCATGACCACGCTCGGCTTCGAGGCCTACGTCGCGCCGCTCAAGGCCTACCTCAACCGCTACCGTGAGGTCGAAGGGGAGAAGGCCGCCGTGGTCGGAGGCAGCAGCTTGCACCACGGCGACGAAGACGCGCATTCCTCCTTCTCCGCGGCCGCGATGCATGGGTCCGGCGACCGCGGCGGCGCGTCTGGGGTCGGGCAGGACTGCGACGTCGGGCTCATGATGGGCGTCAACGTGGGGTTCAGCGCCGGGACAGGGACGACCTTCTACGCCGCGGCGCACGAGCGGAGGGCGtacggcggcggcgagggcgccTTCGGTGGGGATCAGGAGGCGAACGGCGCGGGAGGGGAGAGGGGGTTCGCTGGCCACCTCCACGGCGTGCAATGGTGA